A DNA window from Kitasatospora atroaurantiaca contains the following coding sequences:
- the eno gene encoding phosphopyruvate hydratase, whose translation MPSIDVVVAREILDSRGNPTVEVEVGLDDGSTGRAAVPSGASTGAFEALELRDGDKNRYFGKGVEKAVLAVIEQIGPELVGYDATEQRLIDQAMLDLDATPDKSSLGANAILGVSLAVAHAASEASDLPLFRYLGGPNAHVLPVPMMNILNGGSHADSNVDIQEFMIAPIGAESFSEAVRWGVEVYHTLKGVLKERGLSTGLGDEGGFAPNLDSNREALDLITEAIKKAGYVPGKDVALALDVAASEFYKDGAYQFEGKALTSAELIDYYAELVAAYPLVSIEDPLDESDWDGWKAMTDKLGAKVQLVGDDLFVTNPERLAKGIETGTANALLVKVNQIGSLTETLDAVELAQRNGYRCMMSHRSGETEDVTIADLAVATNCGQIKTGAPARSERVAKYNQLLRIEEILDDAAEYAGRGAFPRFRFADQ comes from the coding sequence GTGCCGTCCATTGATGTCGTCGTAGCCCGTGAGATTCTCGATTCGCGCGGCAACCCCACGGTCGAGGTCGAGGTCGGCCTCGACGACGGCAGCACCGGTCGTGCCGCTGTCCCGTCCGGCGCCTCCACCGGTGCCTTCGAGGCCCTTGAGCTGCGCGACGGTGACAAGAACCGCTACTTCGGCAAGGGCGTGGAGAAGGCCGTCCTCGCCGTCATCGAGCAGATCGGCCCGGAGCTGGTCGGCTACGACGCCACCGAGCAGCGCCTGATCGACCAGGCCATGCTCGACCTGGACGCCACCCCGGACAAGTCCTCGCTCGGCGCCAACGCGATCCTCGGTGTCTCCCTCGCCGTGGCGCACGCCGCCTCCGAGGCCAGCGACCTCCCGCTGTTCCGCTACCTGGGTGGCCCGAACGCGCACGTGCTGCCCGTCCCGATGATGAACATCCTCAACGGCGGTTCGCACGCGGACTCCAACGTGGACATCCAGGAGTTCATGATCGCTCCGATCGGCGCGGAGTCCTTCTCCGAGGCCGTCCGCTGGGGCGTCGAGGTCTACCACACCCTCAAGGGCGTCCTGAAGGAGCGCGGCCTCTCCACCGGCCTGGGCGACGAGGGCGGCTTCGCCCCGAACCTGGACAGCAACCGCGAGGCGCTGGACCTCATCACCGAGGCCATCAAGAAGGCCGGCTACGTGCCCGGCAAGGACGTCGCGCTGGCGCTGGACGTGGCCGCCTCCGAGTTCTACAAGGACGGCGCGTACCAGTTCGAGGGCAAGGCGCTCACCTCCGCCGAGCTGATCGACTACTACGCCGAGCTGGTCGCCGCGTACCCGCTGGTCTCCATCGAGGACCCGCTGGACGAGTCGGACTGGGACGGCTGGAAGGCCATGACCGACAAGCTCGGCGCCAAGGTCCAGCTGGTCGGTGACGACCTGTTCGTGACCAACCCGGAGCGCCTGGCCAAGGGCATCGAGACCGGCACCGCCAACGCGCTGCTGGTGAAGGTCAACCAGATCGGCTCGCTGACCGAGACCCTGGACGCCGTCGAGCTGGCCCAGCGCAACGGCTACCGCTGCATGATGTCGCACCGTTCCGGCGAGACCGAGGACGTCACCATCGCCGACCTCGCAGTCGCCACCAACTGCGGCCAGATCAAGACCGGCGCCCCGGCCCGCTCCGAGCGCGTCGCCAAGTACAACCAGCTGCTGCGCATCGAGGAGATCCTCGACGACGCCGCCGAGTACGCCGGGCGTGGCGCGTTCCCGCGGTTCCGCTTTGCGGACCAGTAA
- a CDS encoding FtsB family cell division protein yields the protein MAARPRFTSRATVLVLVLCSLVAILAYPTRQFISQRSDIAAQRAKADHAKQQVEQLRKERARWQDPEYVKAQARERLHYAMPGETPFVSVDPSPPATPKPSSGGTAPAQAAKAAQPWYTSIWDSVDAADSTPAPASR from the coding sequence ATGGCCGCGAGGCCGCGCTTCACCAGCCGGGCGACCGTCCTGGTGCTCGTCCTCTGCTCGCTCGTCGCGATCCTCGCGTACCCCACCCGGCAGTTCATCTCGCAGCGCTCCGACATCGCCGCCCAGCGCGCCAAGGCCGACCACGCCAAGCAGCAGGTCGAGCAGCTCCGCAAGGAGCGGGCCCGCTGGCAGGATCCCGAGTACGTGAAGGCGCAGGCCCGCGAGCGGCTGCACTACGCGATGCCCGGCGAGACCCCGTTCGTCTCGGTCGATCCGAGCCCGCCCGCCACCCCCAAGCCCTCCTCGGGCGGCACGGCGCCCGCCCAGGCGGCCAAGGCCGCCCAGCCCTGGTACACCAGCATCTGGGACTCGGTCGACGCGGCCGACTCCACCCCCGCCCCCGCCTCCCGCTAG
- a CDS encoding Ppx/GppA phosphatase family protein — protein sequence MTTTRVAAIDCGTNSIRLLIADLDPATGQIADLDRRMIINRLGQGVDRTGRLAPEALERTFAACREYAAVIAEYGVGPDRIRFVATSASRDAENSDEYTKGVREILGVEPQVVSGEEEAHLSFVGATKELTGGAFEAPYLVFDLGGGSTEFVLGTDDVEAARSVDIGCVRLTERHFAGTELPTPDQISAAKADIRAALDRAAEVVPLNEAATLVGLAGTVTTVAGIALDLPAYDSEAIHHSRIPVADVREVTGRLLTSTHEQRAAIPVMHPGRVDVIAAGALVLLEIMERTGAAEVVVSEHDILDGIAWSMAV from the coding sequence ATGACCACCACGCGAGTCGCCGCGATCGACTGCGGCACCAACTCCATCCGCCTGCTGATCGCGGACCTCGACCCCGCCACCGGCCAGATCGCCGACCTCGACCGCCGGATGATCATCAACCGGCTCGGCCAGGGCGTGGACAGGACCGGCCGGCTGGCCCCCGAGGCGCTGGAGCGGACCTTCGCGGCCTGCCGCGAGTACGCCGCCGTGATCGCCGAGTACGGCGTCGGCCCGGACCGCATCCGCTTCGTCGCCACCTCGGCCTCCCGGGACGCCGAGAACAGCGACGAGTACACCAAGGGCGTCCGCGAGATCCTCGGCGTCGAGCCCCAGGTGGTGAGTGGCGAGGAGGAGGCCCACCTCTCCTTCGTCGGCGCCACCAAGGAGCTCACCGGCGGCGCCTTCGAGGCCCCGTACCTGGTCTTCGACCTGGGCGGCGGTTCCACCGAGTTCGTGCTCGGCACGGACGACGTGGAGGCGGCCCGCTCGGTCGACATCGGGTGTGTCCGCCTGACCGAGCGGCACTTCGCCGGCACCGAGCTGCCGACGCCCGATCAGATCTCCGCCGCCAAGGCGGACATCCGGGCCGCGCTGGACCGGGCCGCGGAGGTCGTCCCGCTGAACGAGGCCGCCACGCTGGTCGGCCTCGCCGGTACGGTCACCACGGTGGCCGGCATCGCCCTGGACCTGCCCGCGTACGACTCCGAGGCGATCCACCACTCGCGGATCCCGGTGGCGGACGTGCGGGAGGTGACCGGTCGGCTGCTGACCTCGACCCACGAGCAGCGCGCGGCCATCCCCGTGATGCACCCGGGCCGGGTGGACGTGATCGCGGCCGGTGCCCTCGTCCTGCTGGAGATCATGGAGCGGACGGGCGCCGCCGAGGTGGTCGTCAGCGAGCACGACATCCTCGACGGGATCGCCTGGAGTATGGCGGTCTGA
- a CDS encoding NAD(P)/FAD-dependent oxidoreductase translates to MSTTERPRILIVGGGYVGLYAAMRILKKMRYGEATVTVVDPRSYMTYLPFLPEAAGGNVAPRNLVAPLRSALKKAEVLTGHVTGVDHARKVATIAPLAGDAYELPFDYLVVATGSVSRTFPIPGLAEHGIGMKTVEEAISLRNHVMAQLDKAESTTDPEVRRKALTFVVIGGGFAGVETIAEVEDMARDAAKIYKTVSRDDMRFILVEAANRILPEMGPDLGLWTKEKLEERNIEIYIETSMDSCVDQHVVLKNGVEADASTIVWTAGVKPNPVLNHFGLPLGPRGHVDTAPTLQVQGFDYVWAAGDNAQVPDLAVGEGAWCPPNAQHAVRQALVLGDNVISGMRGFPQKEYKHKNLGAVAGLGLHKGVAILFGKYKLKGRPAWWFHRLYHGSRVPTMNRKVRVFTDWTLAMFLKRETVGLSEMEKPFDAFQEAAAPAPKPVAATAVVEPANELAASK, encoded by the coding sequence ATGAGCACCACGGAGCGTCCTCGCATCCTCATTGTCGGCGGTGGTTACGTCGGCCTGTATGCCGCGATGCGCATCCTCAAGAAGATGCGCTACGGGGAGGCGACCGTCACGGTCGTCGACCCGCGGTCGTACATGACGTACCTGCCCTTCCTTCCCGAGGCGGCCGGCGGCAACGTCGCGCCCCGCAACCTCGTTGCCCCGCTGCGCAGCGCCCTCAAGAAGGCGGAGGTGCTCACCGGTCACGTGACCGGTGTGGACCACGCCCGCAAGGTCGCCACCATCGCGCCGCTGGCCGGCGACGCCTACGAGCTGCCCTTCGACTACCTCGTCGTCGCGACCGGCTCGGTCTCCCGCACCTTCCCGATCCCCGGCCTGGCCGAGCACGGCATCGGCATGAAGACGGTCGAAGAGGCGATCAGCCTCCGCAACCACGTCATGGCGCAGCTGGACAAGGCCGAGTCCACGACGGACCCCGAGGTCCGTCGCAAGGCCCTCACCTTCGTGGTCATCGGCGGCGGCTTCGCCGGCGTCGAGACCATCGCCGAGGTCGAGGACATGGCCCGGGACGCGGCGAAGATCTACAAGACCGTCAGCCGTGACGACATGCGCTTCATCCTGGTGGAGGCGGCCAACCGCATCCTCCCGGAGATGGGCCCGGACCTCGGTCTGTGGACCAAGGAGAAGCTCGAAGAGCGCAACATCGAGATCTACATCGAGACCTCGATGGACTCCTGCGTCGACCAGCACGTGGTGCTGAAGAACGGCGTCGAGGCCGATGCCTCCACCATCGTGTGGACGGCGGGCGTCAAGCCCAACCCGGTCCTGAACCACTTCGGCCTGCCGCTCGGCCCGCGTGGCCACGTGGACACCGCGCCGACCCTGCAGGTCCAGGGCTTCGACTACGTCTGGGCCGCCGGCGACAACGCCCAGGTACCCGACCTCGCCGTCGGCGAGGGCGCCTGGTGCCCGCCGAACGCGCAGCACGCGGTCCGTCAGGCGCTCGTCCTCGGCGACAACGTGATCTCCGGCATGCGGGGCTTCCCGCAGAAGGAGTACAAGCACAAGAACCTCGGTGCGGTCGCCGGCCTCGGCCTGCACAAGGGCGTGGCGATCCTCTTCGGCAAGTACAAGCTGAAGGGCCGTCCGGCCTGGTGGTTCCACCGCCTGTACCACGGCAGCCGGGTGCCGACGATGAACCGCAAGGTCCGGGTCTTCACCGACTGGACGCTCGCGATGTTCCTCAAGCGCGAGACCGTGGGCCTGTCGGAGATGGAGAAGCCGTTCGACGCCTTCCAGGAGGCCGCGGCTCCCGCTCCCAAGCCCGTCGCTGCCACCGCTGTCGTCGAGCCCGCCAACGAGCTCGCGGCCAGCAAGTAG